One region of Pseudomonas alvandae genomic DNA includes:
- the rpoB gene encoding DNA-directed RNA polymerase subunit beta, translated as MAYSYTEKKRIRKDFSKLPDVMDVPYLLAIQLDSYREFLQAGATKDQFRDVGLHAAFKSVFPIISYSGNAALEYVGYRLGEPAFDVKECVLRGVTYAVPLRVKVRLIIFDKESSNKAIKDIKEQEVYMGEIPLMTENGTFVINGTERVIVSQLHRSPGVFFDHDRGKTHSSGKLLYSARIIPYRGSWLDFEFDPKDCVFVRIDRRRKLPASVLLRALGYTTEEVLDAFYTTNVFHVQGENLSLELVPQRLRGEIAVLDIQDDKGKVIVEQGRRITARHINQLEKAGIKELQVPMDYVLGRTSAKVIVHPATGEIIAECNTELTVEILAKIVKAQVVRIETLYTNDIDCGPFISDTLKIDSTGNQLEALVEIYRMMRPGEPPTKDAAETLFNNLFFSPERYDLSAVGRMKFNRRIGRTEIEGSGVLNKDDIVAVLKTLVDIRNGKGIVDDIDHLGNRRVRCVGEMAENQFRVGLVRVERAVKERLSMAESEGLMPQDLINAKPVAAAVKEFFGSSQLSQFMDQNNPLSEITHKRRVSALGPGGLTRERAGFEVRDVHPTHYGRVCPIETPEGPNIGLINSLAAYARTNQYGFLESPYRVVKDALVTDEIVFLSAIEEADHVIAQASATMNEKKVLVDELVAVRHLNEFTVKAPEDVTLMDVSPKQVVSVAASLIPFLEHDDANRALMGSNMQRQAVPTLRADKPLVGTGMERNVARDSGVCVVARRGGVIDSVDASRIVVRVADDEVETGEAGVDIYNLTKYTRSNQNTCINQRPLVSKGDRVQRSDIMADGPSTDMGELALGQNMRIAFMAWNGFNFEDSICLSERVVQEDRFTTIHIQELTCVARDTKLGPEEITADIPNVGEAALNKLDEAGIVYVGAEVGAGDILVGKVTPKGETQLTPEEKLLRAIFGEKASDVKDTSLRVPTGTKGTVIDVQVFTRDGVERDARALSIEKTQLDEIRKDLNEEFRIVEGATFERLRSALVGHKAEGGAGLKKGQEITDEVLDGLEHGQWFKLRMAEDALNEQLEKAQAYIVDRRRLLDDKFEDKKRKLQQGDDLAPGVLKIVKVYLAIRRRIQPGDKMAGRHGNKGVVSVIMPVEDMPHDANGTPVDVVLNPLGVPSRMNVGQILETHLGLAAKGLGEKINRMIEEQRKVADLRKFLHEIYNEIGGRNEELDTFSDQEILDLAKNLRGGVPMATPVFDGAKESEIKAMLKLADLPESGQMQLFDGRTGNKFERPVTVGYMYMLKLNHLVDDKMHARSTGSYSLVTQQPLGGKAQFGGQRFGEMEVWALEAYGAAYTLQEMLTVKSDDVNGRTKMYKNIVDGDHRMEPGMPESFNVLIKEIRSLGIDIDLETE; from the coding sequence ATGGCTTACTCATATACTGAGAAAAAACGTATCCGCAAGGACTTTAGCAAGTTGCCGGACGTCATGGATGTGCCGTACCTCCTGGCCATCCAGCTGGATTCGTATCGTGAATTCTTGCAAGCGGGAGCGACTAAAGATCAGTTCCGCGACGTGGGCCTGCATGCGGCCTTCAAATCCGTTTTCCCGATCATCAGCTACTCCGGCAATGCTGCGCTGGAGTACGTCGGTTATCGCCTGGGCGAACCGGCATTTGATGTCAAAGAATGCGTATTGCGCGGTGTAACTTACGCCGTACCTTTGCGGGTAAAAGTGCGCCTGATCATTTTCGACAAAGAATCGTCGAACAAAGCGATCAAGGACATCAAAGAGCAAGAAGTCTACATGGGTGAGATCCCCCTGATGACTGAAAACGGTACCTTCGTAATCAACGGTACCGAGCGTGTAATCGTTTCCCAGCTGCACCGTTCTCCGGGCGTGTTCTTCGACCACGACCGTGGCAAGACGCACAGCTCCGGCAAACTGCTCTACTCCGCGCGCATCATTCCTTACCGCGGTTCGTGGTTGGATTTCGAGTTCGACCCGAAAGACTGCGTATTCGTGCGTATCGACCGTCGTCGCAAGCTGCCTGCATCGGTGCTGCTGCGCGCGCTCGGCTATACCACCGAGGAAGTACTGGACGCGTTCTACACCACCAACGTCTTCCATGTGCAAGGTGAAAACCTGAGCCTGGAACTGGTGCCTCAGCGTCTGCGCGGTGAAATCGCGGTCCTCGATATCCAGGACGACAAGGGCAAGGTTATTGTCGAGCAAGGTCGTCGTATTACCGCTCGCCACATCAACCAGCTGGAAAAAGCCGGGATCAAAGAGCTGCAGGTGCCGATGGACTACGTCCTGGGTCGCACTTCGGCCAAGGTCATCGTGCATCCAGCCACTGGCGAGATCATCGCTGAGTGCAACACCGAGCTGACCGTCGAGATCCTGGCGAAAATCGTCAAGGCCCAGGTCGTTCGTATCGAGACCCTGTACACCAACGACATCGACTGCGGTCCGTTCATCTCCGACACGCTGAAGATCGACTCCACCGGCAACCAGTTGGAAGCCTTGGTCGAGATCTATCGCATGATGCGTCCTGGCGAGCCACCAACCAAGGATGCTGCCGAGACCCTGTTCAACAACCTGTTCTTCAGCCCTGAGCGCTATGACCTGTCTGCGGTCGGCCGGATGAAGTTCAACCGTCGTATCGGTCGTACCGAGATCGAAGGTTCGGGCGTGCTGAACAAGGATGACATCGTTGCGGTCCTCAAGACCTTGGTCGACATCCGTAACGGCAAGGGCATCGTCGATGACATCGACCACCTGGGTAACCGTCGTGTTCGCTGCGTAGGCGAAATGGCCGAGAACCAGTTCCGTGTTGGCCTGGTGCGCGTAGAGCGTGCGGTCAAGGAACGCCTGTCGATGGCTGAAAGCGAAGGCCTGATGCCGCAAGACCTGATCAATGCCAAGCCTGTGGCTGCGGCGGTGAAGGAGTTCTTCGGTTCGAGCCAGCTGTCCCAGTTCATGGACCAGAACAACCCGCTGTCCGAGATCACCCACAAGCGTCGTGTCTCCGCACTCGGCCCAGGCGGTCTGACGCGTGAGCGTGCAGGCTTCGAAGTTCGTGACGTACACCCGACTCACTACGGTCGTGTATGCCCGATCGAAACGCCGGAAGGTCCGAACATCGGTCTGATCAACTCCCTGGCTGCCTATGCGCGCACCAACCAGTACGGCTTCCTTGAAAGCCCGTACCGCGTGGTGAAAGACGCCCTGGTTACCGACGAGATCGTTTTCCTGTCCGCCATCGAAGAAGCTGATCATGTGATCGCCCAGGCTTCTGCCACGATGAACGAGAAGAAAGTCCTGGTCGACGAGCTGGTAGCTGTTCGTCACTTGAACGAGTTCACCGTCAAGGCGCCGGAAGACGTCACCTTGATGGACGTATCGCCGAAGCAGGTAGTTTCGGTTGCAGCGTCGCTGATCCCGTTCCTCGAGCACGACGACGCCAACCGTGCGTTGATGGGTTCGAACATGCAGCGTCAGGCTGTACCTACCCTGCGTGCCGACAAGCCGCTGGTTGGTACTGGTATGGAGCGCAACGTTGCTCGCGACTCCGGCGTTTGCGTCGTGGCTCGTCGTGGCGGTGTGATCGACTCCGTCGACGCCAGCCGTATCGTGGTTCGTGTTGCCGATGACGAAGTTGAAACTGGCGAAGCCGGTGTCGACATCTACAACCTGACCAAATACACCCGCTCGAACCAGAACACCTGCATCAACCAGCGTCCGCTGGTGAGCAAGGGTGATCGGGTTCAGCGTAGCGACATCATGGCCGACGGCCCGTCCACCGATATGGGTGAACTGGCCTTGGGTCAGAACATGCGCATCGCGTTCATGGCATGGAACGGCTTCAACTTCGAAGACTCCATCTGCCTGTCCGAGCGTGTGGTTCAGGAAGACCGCTTCACCACGATCCACATCCAGGAACTGACCTGCGTGGCTCGTGACACCAAGCTTGGCCCAGAGGAAATCACTGCGGACATCCCGAACGTGGGTGAGGCTGCACTGAACAAGCTGGACGAAGCCGGTATCGTTTACGTAGGTGCTGAAGTAGGCGCGGGCGACATCCTGGTCGGCAAGGTCACTCCGAAAGGCGAGACCCAACTGACTCCGGAAGAAAAACTGCTGCGTGCGATCTTCGGTGAAAAAGCCAGCGACGTAAAAGACACCTCCCTGCGCGTGCCTACCGGCACCAAGGGTACTGTCATCGACGTACAGGTCTTCACCCGTGACGGCGTTGAGCGTGATGCTCGTGCACTGTCGATCGAGAAGACTCAGCTCGACGAGATCCGCAAGGACCTGAACGAAGAGTTCCGTATCGTTGAAGGCGCAACTTTCGAGCGTCTGCGCTCCGCCCTGGTCGGCCACAAAGCCGAAGGCGGCGCCGGCCTGAAGAAAGGTCAGGAAATCACCGACGAAGTCCTCGACGGTCTTGAGCATGGCCAGTGGTTCAAACTGCGCATGGCTGAAGATGCTCTGAACGAGCAGCTCGAGAAGGCCCAGGCCTACATCGTTGATCGCCGCCGTCTGCTGGACGACAAGTTCGAAGACAAGAAGCGCAAGCTGCAGCAGGGCGATGACCTGGCTCCAGGCGTGCTGAAAATCGTCAAGGTTTACCTGGCAATCCGTCGCCGCATCCAGCCGGGCGACAAGATGGCCGGTCGTCACGGTAACAAGGGTGTGGTCTCCGTGATCATGCCGGTTGAAGACATGCCGCACGATGCCAATGGCACCCCGGTCGATGTGGTCCTCAACCCGTTGGGCGTACCTTCGCGTATGAACGTTGGTCAGATCCTTGAAACCCACCTGGGCCTCGCGGCCAAGGGCTTGGGCGAGAAGATCAACCGTATGATCGAAGAGCAGCGCAAGGTCGCTGACCTGCGCAAGTTCCTGCACGAGATCTACAACGAGATCGGCGGGCGCAACGAAGAGCTGGACACCTTCTCCGACCAGGAAATCCTGGACCTGGCGAAGAACCTGCGCGGCGGCGTTCCGATGGCTACCCCGGTGTTCGACGGTGCCAAGGAAAGCGAAATCAAGGCCATGCTGAAACTGGCAGACCTGCCGGAAAGCGGCCAGATGCAGCTGTTCGATGGTCGTACCGGCAACAAGTTCGAGCGTCCGGTTACCGTTGGCTACATGTACATGCTGAAGCTGAACCACTTGGTAGACGACAAGATGCACGCTCGTTCTACCGGTTCTTACAGCCTGGTTACCCAGCAGCCGCTGGGTGGTAAGGCGCAGTTCGGTGGTCAGCGTTTCGGGGAGATGGAGGTCTGGGCACTGGAAGCATACGGTGCTGCATACACTCTGCAAGAAATGCTCACAGTGAAGTCGGACGATGTGAACGGCCGGACCAAGATGTACAAAAACATCGTGGACGGCGATCACCGTATGGAGCCGGGCATGCCCGAGTCCTTCAACGTGTTGATCAAGGAAATTCGTTCCCTCGGCATCGATATCGATCTGGAAACCGAATAA
- the rplL gene encoding 50S ribosomal protein L7/L12: protein MTISQNDILEAVANMSVMEVVELIKAFEEKFGVTAAAASAGPAVAAAVAEEQTEFNVMLTEAGEKKVNVIKAVRELTGLGLKEAKAVVDGAPAMVLEAVAKDAADKAKAVLEEAGAKVELK from the coding sequence ATGACTATCTCTCAAAACGACATCCTCGAAGCCGTTGCCAACATGTCCGTAATGGAAGTTGTTGAGCTGATCAAAGCTTTCGAAGAAAAATTCGGTGTTACCGCTGCTGCTGCTTCCGCTGGTCCAGCTGTTGCTGCTGCCGTTGCTGAAGAGCAAACCGAATTCAACGTCATGCTGACCGAAGCTGGCGAGAAGAAAGTAAACGTGATCAAGGCAGTACGTGAACTGACCGGTCTGGGCCTGAAAGAAGCCAAGGCTGTAGTTGACGGCGCTCCTGCCATGGTTCTGGAAGCTGTTGCCAAAGACGCAGCTGACAAAGCCAAAGCAGTTCTGGAAGAAGCAGGCGCTAAAGTCGAGCTGAAGTAA
- the rplJ gene encoding 50S ribosomal protein L10, whose product MAIKLEDKKAIVAEVNEAAKAALSAVVADARGVTVGAMTGLRKEAREAGVYVRVVRNTLLKRAVADTEYSVLNDVFTGPTLIAFSTQHPGAAARLFKEFAKGQDKFEIKAAAFEGKFLAANQIDVLATLPTRDEAISQLMSVMQGATSKLARTLAALRDQKEAAAA is encoded by the coding sequence GTGGCAATTAAACTCGAAGACAAGAAGGCCATCGTCGCTGAAGTCAACGAGGCTGCCAAAGCTGCTCTGTCCGCTGTCGTGGCTGATGCCCGTGGCGTAACAGTAGGCGCTATGACCGGACTCCGTAAAGAGGCTCGTGAAGCTGGCGTTTACGTACGTGTAGTACGTAACACCCTGCTCAAGCGCGCTGTTGCTGACACTGAATACAGTGTCCTCAACGACGTGTTCACCGGCCCGACCTTGATTGCGTTCTCCACCCAACATCCTGGCGCTGCTGCCCGTTTGTTCAAGGAATTCGCCAAAGGTCAGGACAAGTTCGAGATTAAGGCAGCTGCGTTCGAGGGCAAGTTCCTCGCAGCTAACCAGATCGACGTATTGGCGACTCTGCCGACCCGTGACGAAGCAATTTCCCAGCTGATGAGCGTGATGCAAGGCGCCACCAGCAAATTGGCTCGTACCCTGGCGGCACTGCGCGACCAGAAAGAAGCTGCCGCAGCCTAA
- the rplA gene encoding 50S ribosomal protein L1, producing the protein MAKLTKRQKAIAGKIEAGKAYNFVDAAALLAELSTVKFSESFDVAVNLGVDPRKSDQVVRSATVLPHGTGKTVRVAVFTQGPAAEAALAAGADRVGMDDLAAEMKGGDLNYDVVIASPDAMRVVGQLGQILGPRGLMPNPKVGTVTPDVATAVKNAKAGQVRYRTDKNGIIHTSVGKIGFDAVKLKENVEALIADLKRIKPASSKGIYVKRVTLSTTMGPGLIIDQSSLDA; encoded by the coding sequence ATGGCTAAGCTGACCAAGCGTCAAAAGGCTATCGCCGGCAAAATCGAAGCAGGCAAGGCCTACAACTTTGTAGATGCCGCCGCTCTGCTGGCTGAGCTGTCGACTGTCAAGTTCAGCGAGTCGTTCGACGTTGCTGTGAACCTGGGCGTTGACCCACGTAAATCCGACCAGGTCGTACGTAGCGCTACCGTGCTGCCACACGGCACTGGCAAGACCGTTCGCGTTGCCGTGTTCACCCAGGGTCCAGCAGCTGAAGCTGCTCTGGCTGCTGGTGCTGATCGCGTAGGCATGGACGATCTGGCTGCTGAAATGAAAGGCGGCGACCTGAACTATGACGTCGTGATCGCATCCCCGGATGCCATGCGCGTTGTAGGCCAGCTGGGTCAGATCCTCGGTCCACGTGGCCTGATGCCTAACCCTAAAGTCGGCACCGTAACTCCAGACGTAGCCACCGCGGTCAAGAACGCCAAGGCTGGTCAGGTTCGTTATCGCACCGACAAAAACGGCATTATCCACACTTCCGTTGGCAAGATTGGCTTCGACGCCGTCAAGCTGAAGGAAAACGTTGAAGCCCTGATCGCCGATCTGAAGCGCATCAAGCCAGCTTCTTCGAAAGGTATCTACGTCAAGCGCGTTACCCTGAGCACCACTATGGGCCCAGGTCTGATCATTGATCAGAGCTCGCTCGACGCGTAA
- the rplK gene encoding 50S ribosomal protein L11, translating into MAKKITAYIKLQVKAAQANPSPPVGPALGQHGVNIMEFCKAFNARTQGLEPGLPTPVIITVYSDRSFTFETKSTPASVLLKKAAGLTSGSARPNTVKVGTVTRAQLEEIAKTKNADLTAADMDAAVRTIAGSARSMGLNVEGV; encoded by the coding sequence ATGGCCAAGAAGATTACCGCTTACATCAAGCTGCAAGTGAAGGCCGCTCAGGCTAACCCAAGCCCACCTGTTGGTCCTGCTCTGGGTCAGCACGGCGTGAACATCATGGAATTCTGCAAGGCCTTCAACGCCCGTACTCAGGGTCTTGAGCCAGGTCTGCCGACTCCAGTGATCATCACTGTCTACAGCGACCGTAGCTTCACTTTCGAAACAAAAAGCACCCCTGCTTCGGTTCTGCTGAAGAAGGCTGCAGGTTTGACCAGCGGTTCCGCTCGTCCAAACACCGTTAAGGTTGGCACCGTTACCCGTGCTCAGCTGGAAGAAATCGCGAAAACCAAAAACGCGGATCTGACTGCAGCTGATATGGATGCAGCCGTGCGTACTATCGCCGGTTCTGCTCGTAGCATGGGCCTTAACGTGGAGGGTGTGTAA
- the nusG gene encoding transcription termination/antitermination protein NusG, with protein sequence MAKRWYVVHAYSGYEKHVMRSLIERVKLAGMEDGFGEILVPTEEVVEMRNGQKRKSERKFFPGYVLVQMDMNEGTWHLVKDTPRVMGFIGGTADKPAPITDKEAEAILRRVADGSDKPKPKTLFEPGEVVRVTDGPFADFNGTVEEVNYEKSRIQVAVLIFGRSTPVELEFSQVEKV encoded by the coding sequence GTGGCTAAGCGTTGGTACGTTGTGCATGCTTACTCGGGTTACGAGAAGCATGTTATGCGCTCGCTGATAGAGCGTGTGAAGCTGGCTGGCATGGAAGATGGCTTTGGCGAGATTCTGGTTCCCACTGAAGAAGTGGTTGAAATGCGTAATGGCCAGAAACGCAAAAGCGAACGCAAGTTCTTTCCGGGCTATGTGCTGGTACAGATGGATATGAACGAAGGGACTTGGCACTTGGTCAAGGATACCCCTCGTGTGATGGGCTTCATTGGCGGTACCGCCGACAAGCCTGCGCCGATCACCGATAAAGAGGCGGAAGCGATTCTGCGTCGCGTCGCTGATGGTAGCGACAAGCCGAAGCCGAAAACGTTGTTTGAGCCAGGTGAGGTTGTACGTGTCACCGACGGTCCATTCGCTGATTTCAACGGCACGGTTGAAGAAGTTAACTACGAAAAGAGCCGGATCCAAGTGGCAGTGCTCATTTTCGGTCGCTCTACTCCGGTAGAGCTGGAGTTCAGTCAGGTCGAAAAGGTCTGA
- the secE gene encoding preprotein translocase subunit SecE, whose protein sequence is MTPKAEAQGSRFDLLKWLVVVALVVVGVVGNQYFSASPILYRVLALLAIAAVAAFVGLQTAKGKSFFVLAKEARTEIRKVVWPTRQETTQTTLIVVAVVLVMALLLWGLDSLLGWLVSLIVG, encoded by the coding sequence ATGACTCCTAAAGCTGAAGCTCAAGGCTCTCGCTTCGATCTGCTCAAGTGGCTAGTGGTAGTCGCTTTGGTAGTTGTTGGCGTTGTTGGCAATCAGTATTTTTCTGCTTCGCCGATCCTGTACCGCGTACTCGCATTGCTTGCTATTGCTGCTGTAGCTGCCTTTGTAGGCCTGCAGACAGCCAAGGGCAAGTCTTTCTTTGTACTCGCTAAGGAAGCTCGAACCGAGATTCGTAAAGTCGTATGGCCGACTCGCCAAGAAACCACGCAGACCACGTTGATCGTTGTGGCTGTTGTTCTGGTAATGGCGTTGCTGTTGTGGGGGCTCGATTCCCTGCTCGGCTGGCTTGTTTCCTTGATTGTTGGCTAA
- the tuf gene encoding elongation factor Tu: MAKEKFERNKPHVNVGTIGHVDHGKTTLTAALTRVCSEVFGSAKVDFDKIDSAPEEKARGITINTAHVEYDSAVRHYAHVDCPGHADYVKNMITGAAQMDGAILVCSAADGPMPQTREHILLSRQVGVPYIVVFLNKADMVDDAELLELVEMEVRDLLSTYDFPGDDTPIIIGSALMALNGQDDNEMGTTAVKKLVETLDSYIPEPERAIDKPFLMPIEDVFSISGRGTVVTGRVERGIVRIQEEVEIVGLRDTQKTTCTGVEMFRKLLDEGRAGENCGVLLRGTKRDDVERGQVLVKPGTVKPHTKFTAEVYVLSKEEGGRHTPFFKGYRPQFYFRTTDVTGNCELPEGVEMVMPGDNIQMTVTLIKTIAMEDGLRFAIREGGRTVGAGVVAKVIE, translated from the coding sequence ATGGCTAAGGAAAAGTTCGAACGTAATAAGCCGCACGTCAACGTTGGCACCATTGGTCACGTCGACCACGGTAAAACCACGCTGACCGCTGCTCTGACCCGTGTCTGCTCCGAAGTTTTCGGTTCGGCCAAGGTTGACTTCGACAAGATCGACAGCGCCCCGGAAGAAAAAGCTCGCGGTATCACCATCAACACCGCTCACGTTGAATACGATTCGGCCGTGCGTCACTACGCACACGTTGACTGCCCAGGTCACGCCGACTACGTAAAAAACATGATCACCGGTGCTGCCCAGATGGACGGCGCGATCCTGGTTTGCTCGGCCGCTGATGGTCCGATGCCACAAACCCGTGAGCACATCCTGCTGTCCCGTCAGGTAGGCGTTCCGTACATCGTTGTCTTCCTGAACAAGGCTGACATGGTTGACGATGCTGAGCTGCTGGAGCTGGTTGAGATGGAAGTGCGCGACCTGCTGAGCACTTACGACTTCCCAGGTGATGACACTCCAATCATCATCGGTTCGGCTCTGATGGCTCTAAACGGCCAAGACGACAACGAAATGGGCACCACCGCTGTCAAGAAGCTGGTGGAAACTCTGGACAGCTACATCCCAGAGCCGGAGCGTGCTATCGACAAGCCGTTCCTGATGCCAATCGAAGACGTATTCTCGATCTCCGGTCGCGGTACTGTTGTGACTGGTCGTGTTGAGCGTGGCATCGTCCGTATCCAGGAAGAAGTTGAGATCGTCGGTCTGCGCGACACTCAGAAAACTACCTGCACCGGCGTTGAAATGTTCCGCAAGCTGCTCGACGAAGGTCGTGCTGGCGAGAACTGCGGCGTGCTGCTGCGCGGCACCAAGCGTGACGACGTTGAGCGTGGCCAGGTTCTGGTCAAGCCAGGCACCGTCAAGCCGCACACCAAGTTCACCGCAGAAGTCTACGTTCTGAGCAAGGAAGAAGGCGGACGTCACACTCCGTTCTTCAAGGGCTACCGTCCACAGTTCTACTTCCGTACAACTGACGTGACTGGTAACTGCGAGCTGCCAGAAGGCGTTGAAATGGTAATGCCAGGTGACAACATTCAGATGACTGTTACCTTGATCAAGACCATCGCAATGGAAGACGGCCTGCGTTTCGCTATCCGTGAAGGCGGTCGTACCGTCGGTGCCGGCGTCGTAGCCAAAGTCATCGAGTAA
- a CDS encoding pantothenate kinase, whose protein sequence is MILELDCGNSFIKWRVLRPDGVTPVEDGVVSSDSDLLASLSDAEKFQLKKCRLVSVRTQAETDSLVASLVESFGVSVVLAVPAREMAGVRNGYEDYERLGLDRWLALLGGFHLASGACLVLDFGTAVTADFVAADGGHLGGFICPGMPLMRNQLRTHTRKIRYDDIAAERAHESLAPGRATVEAVERGCMLMLRGFVLTQFELARQYWGKDFVVFLTGGDANLVSGVVPDAKVVPDLVFVGLAMACPLS, encoded by the coding sequence ATGATTCTTGAGCTCGACTGCGGCAATAGCTTCATCAAGTGGCGCGTTCTTCGTCCTGACGGGGTGACGCCAGTCGAGGATGGCGTGGTCAGCTCCGATAGCGATCTGCTGGCGAGCCTGAGTGATGCCGAGAAATTCCAGCTCAAGAAATGTCGTCTTGTTAGTGTAAGGACCCAGGCGGAGACGGATTCGTTGGTCGCTTCGCTGGTTGAGTCGTTCGGGGTGTCGGTAGTTCTCGCGGTGCCTGCGCGGGAAATGGCGGGTGTGCGAAATGGCTACGAAGATTACGAGCGATTGGGGCTCGATCGATGGCTGGCCTTGCTTGGTGGGTTCCATCTCGCTTCGGGGGCATGCCTGGTCCTTGATTTTGGTACTGCTGTTACGGCTGACTTTGTGGCTGCGGATGGCGGACATCTCGGAGGGTTCATTTGCCCAGGTATGCCTTTGATGCGTAATCAATTGCGCACCCACACGCGTAAAATCCGCTATGACGATATAGCAGCCGAGCGCGCCCATGAGAGCCTCGCTCCAGGTCGTGCGACTGTCGAGGCGGTGGAGCGCGGTTGCATGTTGATGCTCAGAGGGTTTGTGCTGACTCAGTTTGAATTGGCGCGGCAATATTGGGGAAAGGATTTCGTAGTGTTTCTCACAGGGGGGGATGCCAATCTGGTATCCGGGGTTGTTCCCGATGCCAAGGTGGTTCCAGATCTCGTTTTTGTCGGTTTGGCGATGGCTTGTCCTTTGTCTTGA
- the birA gene encoding bifunctional biotin--[acetyl-CoA-carboxylase] ligase/biotin operon repressor BirA produces the protein MLTLLKLLKDGRFHSGQALGVALGISRSAVWKQLQHLEADLGLSVHKVRGKGYQLANPLLLLDAAEICKKGLGEWSVHLFDSIDSTNAEALRLIERGGVAPFLVLAERQVAGRGRRGRKWVSPFAENLYHSLVLRIDGGMRQLEGLSLVVGLAVMHVLRDMGIAGAGLKWPNDVLVGEKKIAGILLELVGDPADVCHVVLGVGINVNMQSTDEVDQQWTSMCLEAGRSYDRNELVARLGAKLQRYLELHHASGFAALQSEWEQYHLWQGRAVSLIAGVNKVDGIVLGIDHQGALRLKVDGVEKNFSGGELSLRLRDDS, from the coding sequence ATGCTCACGTTGCTAAAACTTCTGAAGGATGGCCGCTTTCATTCGGGGCAGGCGCTGGGTGTTGCGCTGGGCATCAGTCGCAGTGCTGTATGGAAGCAGTTGCAGCACTTGGAGGCGGATTTAGGATTGTCTGTTCATAAGGTCCGGGGTAAGGGGTATCAATTGGCTAACCCCCTATTGCTTTTGGACGCGGCAGAGATTTGCAAAAAAGGCCTTGGTGAATGGTCTGTCCATTTATTCGACTCTATCGACTCCACCAACGCCGAGGCGTTGCGTCTCATCGAGCGTGGTGGGGTGGCACCTTTCTTGGTCCTGGCTGAGCGACAGGTTGCGGGTCGCGGCCGTCGAGGTCGTAAGTGGGTCAGTCCGTTTGCTGAAAATCTCTATCACAGTCTGGTGTTGCGCATTGACGGCGGTATGCGGCAGCTCGAAGGGCTGAGCCTCGTCGTCGGGCTGGCGGTCATGCATGTCTTGCGTGATATGGGGATCGCAGGGGCGGGGCTGAAATGGCCCAATGATGTCTTGGTGGGTGAGAAAAAAATCGCCGGTATTTTGCTTGAATTGGTGGGAGATCCTGCAGACGTTTGCCATGTTGTCCTAGGTGTCGGGATTAACGTGAACATGCAATCGACTGACGAGGTCGACCAGCAATGGACTTCGATGTGTCTTGAGGCTGGCAGGAGTTACGATCGAAATGAGCTGGTGGCACGATTGGGTGCGAAGCTGCAGCGATATCTGGAGCTTCATCATGCGTCAGGATTTGCAGCGCTTCAGTCGGAGTGGGAGCAGTATCATCTTTGGCAGGGGCGAGCTGTATCTCTGATTGCGGGTGTTAATAAGGTCGACGGTATTGTGCTGGGCATTGATCATCAGGGTGCGTTGCGTTTGAAGGTAGATGGTGTGGAAAAGAACTTTAGCGGCGGTGAGCTCAGTTTGAGGTTGCGTGATGATTCTTGA